From a single Paenibacillus antri genomic region:
- a CDS encoding SGNH/GDSL hydrolase family protein — protein sequence MSNLGTNDAIFNVSEPSFRQTQTAFLQQLRQKHPNARIYVMRPFKGHHAAMTQQAVQDRIAAGDTNIRYVDTTGWLTAGDYQTDGLHPNDVGMQKIANLLAPVLAQ from the coding sequence ATGAGCAATCTCGGAACCAACGATGCGATCTTCAACGTCTCGGAACCGTCCTTTCGGCAAACGCAAACGGCGTTTTTGCAGCAGCTCCGGCAGAAGCACCCGAACGCGCGCATCTATGTCATGCGTCCGTTCAAGGGGCACCACGCCGCCATGACGCAGCAAGCCGTTCAGGACCGGATCGCCGCGGGGGATACGAACATCCGGTACGTGGACACGACCGGATGGTTGACCGCCGGCGATTACCAGACGGACGGCCTTCACCCGAACGACGTCGGCATGCAGAAAATCGCCAACCTGCTGGCGCCTGTTCTCGCTCAGTAA